Genomic window (Paenibacillus sp. PK3_47):
TTCCGCGTTTCAGCAAAAAGTAGGAGCCGGTAACCGTCAGCAGCAGCCCGACCTGAAACGGCAGACCCAGATGCTCCTGAAAAATAGCCCCGGCCCCGGCCAGCATAATGCTGTTGACTCCGACCAGGATGACCAGGGTAAAAAGGCTGATGCTGCTGCCGATCTTTTCGCCGAACAGGTGGCGGTTAAAGTCCTCGTAGGAATCCGCTCCGACACGGCGGGCCAGCACCATCATTTTGGTACCCAGCCAGATGAACAGCGCTGTCGAGAGCAAAATGGTAAGCACCGCCCAATGCCCGTACCTGGTGAAGAAGCGGAGAATCTCCTGGCCGGTGGCGAATCCGGCACCTACAATGGTTCCAATATAAGTAAAGGCGATTTGCAATGTGCGGACATGGGATTTCATGAGTCCCCTCCTTATGTGCGGTGAACAAAAAATAACCGGCCCTGCAGGATTGCCTTGTGCAGTCTGTATAGTACAGGTTATGATGGGGAGCAGAAGGACATGACTTCCGGCTTGGTCAAAGCTTGGAGTTATTGTTGCCAGAGAGTAGCAGCTGGAATTATTAAGGTAATGGAGGTTCTTAGTCATGGAAGTATTAAAACAGCGGATTTTACAGGAAGGGGTCGTCATTTCGGATCAGGTGCTGAAGCTGGACGGGCTGCTTAATCATCAGGTTGATCCCGTGCTGACGATGGAAATGGGACGGGAGTTTGCCGGGAGATTTGCGGACGCCGGAGTAACGCGGGTAGTTACTGTGGAATCCTCGGGTATTGCCGTGGCATTTGCCACCGCTTATGAAATGAAGGTGCCGCTGGTCTTTGCCCGCCGCAAAAAAACGCTGCTGGCAGATCCGGATGCCTTGTGCGAGAGAGTCCCTTCGTTTACCAAAGGTATCGTTACGGACATCATGCTGTCCCGCCAATATATCTCCTCTGACGATAAAATTCTTTTTATCGATGATATTATCGCCAACGGGGATGCAGCCCGCGGACTGATCAAAATCATTCAGCGCTCCGGCGCTGAGCTGGTAGGTCTGGGCGTTGTTGTCGAGAAAAGCTTCCAGGCTGGCGCCCGTACGATCAGAGAACAAGGCATCCGGCTGGAATCGCTGGTCAAAATAGAGTCGCTTAGTGAGGGTACGGTTGTTTTTGGAGAGTAACCGGTGACAATTATAGGAACACTGCCTATTTTTTTAACAACTTCTTTTCACCCCATTACTTTTCCTTTATAATAGGGTTTAGACATAGGAGAGGAGGCGTCACAATGGGGAAAGAACCGGTGACAGAGCAATTTTTTATTGATAAATTAGCCGAGGCCAAGGATCATTTCGAGCGTGCGCTGGATTGCAAACATACGGAGTTCGACGATCTGTATCCCTATATGATAGAACATCCTCAGTTTTTCTGGTACAAAAGATATGTAGCCTGGTCTGAGCTTTTGACAATTACAAGCTTGTGCCAAGAACTGGA
Coding sequences:
- a CDS encoding xanthine phosphoribosyltransferase, producing the protein MEVLKQRILQEGVVISDQVLKLDGLLNHQVDPVLTMEMGREFAGRFADAGVTRVVTVESSGIAVAFATAYEMKVPLVFARRKKTLLADPDALCERVPSFTKGIVTDIMLSRQYISSDDKILFIDDIIANGDAARGLIKIIQRSGAELVGLGVVVEKSFQAGARTIREQGIRLESLVKIESLSEGTVVFGE